From Sporosarcina sp. 6E9, a single genomic window includes:
- a CDS encoding aldehyde dehydrogenase family protein, whose protein sequence is MTFEKKLFINGVWQSGKNFYDLKSPFNGEVLGRIPMADKNDVYKAIDSANAAKLQMRRLSALERSEILEGVALEFEKRFEECAQVLVKENAKPIKYARAEVQRTIETYKFAAEEAKRIGGETVPLDAAKGGKGRFGFTKREPVGVIAAITPFNFPFNLVAHKLGPAFAAGNTVVLKPASQTPLSAILTAEIFEKAGLPPGALNLVIGKGGEIGDLLVTHPDVKLVTFTGSFEVGLKIKQLAGLKKVILELGSNSAVVIDSADNIVDVAKRCVEGAFSYSGQVCISIQRIFIHETLLDDFMKSFIELTGELKIGDPKEIETDLSALIHEKEAIRVEEWLEDARRFGANIICGGKRQGAVLEPTVITDVDSSLSISCHEAFAPIVTVNPYSDWDEAINQVNDSQYGLQAGVYTTNVDKAFDAVEKLEVGGVIINDIPTFRVDQMPYGGIKNSGTGREGIKYSIEEMSDLKLAIFTL, encoded by the coding sequence ATGACTTTTGAAAAAAAATTATTTATCAATGGTGTTTGGCAAAGCGGCAAGAATTTTTATGATTTAAAATCTCCATTTAATGGGGAAGTACTGGGACGAATCCCAATGGCGGATAAAAACGATGTTTATAAAGCGATTGACAGTGCTAATGCGGCGAAACTACAAATGAGACGATTGTCAGCTTTAGAACGTTCGGAAATTTTAGAAGGAGTGGCACTGGAATTTGAAAAAAGGTTCGAAGAATGTGCACAAGTTTTGGTGAAAGAAAATGCTAAGCCGATAAAATATGCAAGAGCAGAAGTCCAAAGAACAATCGAAACGTATAAATTTGCTGCTGAAGAAGCGAAACGAATTGGAGGAGAGACCGTACCATTGGATGCGGCAAAGGGTGGTAAGGGTCGTTTTGGTTTTACTAAAAGAGAACCCGTAGGTGTCATAGCTGCTATCACTCCATTTAATTTTCCATTTAACCTAGTTGCTCATAAGTTGGGACCTGCATTTGCCGCTGGAAATACAGTTGTACTTAAACCTGCTTCGCAGACGCCACTTAGCGCTATATTGACTGCAGAAATATTTGAAAAGGCGGGACTTCCACCAGGAGCATTAAATCTAGTCATTGGAAAAGGAGGCGAGATTGGTGATCTGCTAGTTACTCACCCTGATGTGAAATTGGTTACTTTTACTGGTAGTTTCGAGGTAGGTTTAAAAATAAAACAGTTAGCTGGATTGAAAAAAGTTATTCTTGAACTCGGTTCTAACTCAGCGGTTGTTATAGATAGCGCAGATAACATTGTGGATGTTGCGAAACGCTGTGTTGAAGGAGCTTTCTCGTATTCAGGACAGGTTTGTATTTCAATACAACGTATTTTTATCCATGAAACTTTGCTAGATGACTTTATGAAAAGTTTCATAGAACTGACGGGTGAATTGAAAATTGGTGATCCCAAAGAAATTGAAACGGATCTTTCCGCATTGATTCACGAGAAAGAGGCTATACGAGTAGAGGAATGGTTAGAGGATGCAAGAAGGTTCGGCGCAAACATTATCTGTGGAGGTAAACGACAAGGTGCAGTTTTAGAACCAACTGTTATCACCGATGTAGATTCAAGTCTCTCAATTTCATGTCATGAGGCATTTGCTCCGATTGTTACAGTGAACCCCTACTCAGATTGGGATGAAGCAATAAATCAGGTAAATGATTCTCAATATGGACTTCAAGCTGGTGTCTATACGACAAATGTTGATAAAGCCTTTGATGCTGTCGAAAAATTAGAAGTCGGTGGTGTTATTATCAATGATATTCCAACCTTTAGAGTTGATCAAATGCCTTATGGTGGTATAAAAAACAGTGGCACAGGTCGAGAGGGTATTAAGTATTCGATTGAAGAAATGTCTGACTTAAAACTAGCTATATTCACACTATAA
- a CDS encoding cupin domain-containing protein: MTNEQKEKKLVTNEEMENNWIVRFDKLKSKGIPLTFIDSIIPGHQRINYTLIGDTASENDDFTPEITEPHGFQLGMVKAPKGNGPAYHTHDYIESFLPLSGRWRFYWGNSPDEIEGETIIEAWDLISLPPGLWRGFENISDEDSWIFAVLEQHEVFEGKDPYWSPKVIKEAAKHGFKADEFGKMIKPDNFKDLEKEIADKLKMGEK; encoded by the coding sequence ATGACGAATGAGCAGAAAGAAAAAAAATTAGTAACAAATGAAGAGATGGAAAATAATTGGATTGTGCGTTTTGACAAATTAAAGTCTAAAGGAATTCCTTTGACATTTATAGATAGTATTATACCAGGTCATCAACGGATTAATTATACATTAATTGGAGATACGGCAAGTGAAAATGATGATTTTACACCCGAAATAACGGAGCCACACGGTTTTCAATTAGGGATGGTTAAAGCGCCAAAAGGAAATGGTCCAGCTTATCATACGCATGATTATATTGAATCATTTCTTCCACTATCAGGAAGATGGCGCTTCTACTGGGGAAATAGTCCAGATGAGATCGAAGGGGAAACAATAATTGAAGCTTGGGATTTGATATCATTACCACCTGGTTTATGGAGAGGATTTGAAAATATTAGTGATGAAGATTCTTGGATATTTGCTGTATTGGAACAGCATGAAGTATTTGAAGGGAAAGATCCTTATTGGTCACCTAAAGTAATCAAAGAAGCGGCAAAACATGGCTTCAAGGCAGATGAATTTGGGAAAATGATCAAACCTGATAACTTTAAAGATTTAGAAAAGGAAATAGCTGATAAGTTGAAAATGGGAGAGAAATAA
- a CDS encoding alpha/beta fold hydrolase, giving the protein MSKRIPLIFLPGTLCDARLWQYQMESLEGIADITVGNISRKDSIKALAMDVLSEAPQEFALAGLSLGGIVALEIMRIAPERVTKLALLDTNPYPPKIEQRRIWDRYFEMITNNQFMDITKKHLLPVLIHPDQQNDKELVSVILRMAETVGEEAYINQLKAVMNRNDQTSILPTISCPTTIIVGKEDQICPVHMSVYMATTIPGSNIKIIENAGHLITLEQPEIVNKYLREWLLT; this is encoded by the coding sequence ATGTCGAAAAGAATACCACTAATATTCTTGCCAGGGACATTATGTGATGCAAGGCTATGGCAGTATCAGATGGAATCATTGGAAGGTATTGCTGATATTACTGTAGGGAATATTTCTCGGAAAGATTCAATCAAAGCTTTAGCAATGGATGTTTTGTCAGAAGCACCTCAGGAATTTGCACTTGCAGGTTTGTCCCTAGGAGGAATAGTTGCCCTAGAAATAATGCGAATAGCTCCCGAAAGAGTTACGAAGTTGGCACTTCTTGATACAAACCCATATCCTCCGAAGATTGAACAAAGGAGGATATGGGATAGATATTTTGAAATGATCACTAATAATCAATTTATGGATATTACTAAAAAACATCTGTTACCAGTTTTAATCCATCCGGATCAACAAAACGACAAGGAATTAGTTTCCGTCATTTTACGAATGGCAGAAACAGTTGGAGAAGAGGCTTACATCAACCAGTTAAAAGCCGTGATGAATAGAAATGATCAAACTTCTATTTTACCTACTATTTCTTGTCCTACAACGATTATTGTTGGAAAAGAAGATCAGATATGCCCGGTACACATGTCGGTATATATGGCTACCACAATTCCAGGTTCGAATATAAAAATTATTGAAAATGCAGGTCATTTGATTACGCTTGAGCAACCTGAAATTGTGAATAAATATTTAAGAGAGTGGCTTCTGACATAG